One part of the Vitis riparia cultivar Riparia Gloire de Montpellier isolate 1030 chromosome 8, EGFV_Vit.rip_1.0, whole genome shotgun sequence genome encodes these proteins:
- the LOC117919891 gene encoding cytochrome P450 71D9-like — MEFPSSFLFPFLLFLYILFKVSKKSKPQISIPKRPPGPWKLPLIGNLHQLVGSLPHHSLRDLAKKYGPLMHLQLGQVSMLVVSSPEIAKEVMKTHDINFAQRPHLLATRIVSYDSTDVAFAPYGDYWRQLRKICVVELLSAKRVKSFQVIRKEEVSKLIRIISSSSRFPINLRDRISAFTYSVISRAALGKECKDHDPLTAALGEITKLESGFCLADLYPSVKWIPLVSGVRHKLEKVQQRIDGILQIVVNEHRERMKTTTGKLEEEKDLVDVLLKLQQDGDLELPLTDDNIKAVILDIFGGGGDTVSTAVEWTMAEMMKNPEVMKKAQAEVRRVFDGKGNVDEAGIDELKFLKAVISETLRLHPPFPLLLPRECREKCKINGYEVPVKTRVVINAWAIGRYPDCWTEAERFYPERFLDSSIDYKGADFGFIPFGSGRRICPGILFGIPVIELPLAQLLFHFDWKLPNGMRPEDLDMTEVHGLAVRKKHNLHLIPIPYSPLTVG, encoded by the exons ATGGAGTTTCCCTCTTCTTTCCTCTTtccctttcttctctttctatATATCCTATTCAAAGTAAGTAAGAAATCCAAACCCCAAATCTCTATTCCAAAGCGGCCTCCAGGACCATGGAAGCTACCCCTGATTGGAAACTTGCACCAACTTGTTGGTTCACTTCCTCATCACTCACTGAGGGACTTGGCAAAGAAATATGGACCTCTCATGCACCTACAACTTGGCCAAGTCTCCATGCTTGTAGTCTCATCGCCAGAGATTGCCAAAGAGGTTATGAAAACCCATGACATCAACTTTGCCCAAAGGCCCCATCTTCTTGCTACCAGGATCGTATCTTATGATTCTACCGACGTCGCTTTTGCTCCATATGGTGATTACTGGAGGCAACTGCGGAAAATCTGTGTGGTCGAACTTCTCAGTGCCAAGCGTGTTAAATCATTCCAGGTGATTAGGAAGGAGGAGGTTTCAAAACTCATCAGAATCATCAGCTCTAGTTCAAGATTTCCAATCAATCTGAGGGACAGAATTTCGGCTTTTACATATTCGGTAATCTCAAGAGCGGCACTGGGGAAAGAATGCAAAGACCATGACCCGTTGACAGCGGCTTTGGGGGAAATCACAAAGCTGGAATCAGGTTTCTGTCTTGCCGATTTGTACCCTTCTGTTAAATGGATTCCCCTGGTCAGCGGAGTGAGGCATAAACTTGAGAAGGTGCAGCAGAGGATTGATGGAATACTTCAAATTGTTGTCAATGAGCACAGAGAGAGAATGAAAACAACAACAGGCAAGCTAGAAGAAGAGAAAGACTTGGTTGATGTGCTTTTAAAGCTTCAACAGGATGGTGACCTTGAACTTCCCTTAACCGACGACAATATTAAAGCAGTCATCTTG GACATTTTCGGTGGGGGAGGGGATACAGTATCGACAGCAGTGGAGTGGACAATGGCGGAAATGATGAAAAACCCAGAAGTCATGAAGAAGGCACAAGCTGAGGTAAGGCGGGTCTTTGATGGAAAAGGGAATGTGGATGAAGCGGGTATTGATGAATTGAAATTCTTAAAAGCGGTAATCTCTGAAACCTTGAGGCTACACCCTCCTTTCCCATTGTTGCTTCCAAGGGAATGTAGGGAGAAGTGTAAGATTAATGGATATGAGGTACCTGTGAAGACCAGAGTGGTCATTAATGCATGGGCAATTGGACGGTACCCCGATTGTTGGACTGAAGCTGAGAGATTTTACCCAGAGAGATTCCTTGATAGTTCAATTGATTACAAGGGTGCTGATTTTGGGTTTATTCCGTTTGGTAGTGGAAGGAGGATATGTCCAGGCATACTGTTTGGCATACCTGTGATTGAGCTGCCACTAGCCCAGTTGCTGTTCCATTTTGACTGGAAACTTCCCAATGGAATGAGGCCTGAGGATCTAGACATGACTGAGGTTCATGGGTTAGCAGTTAGAAAAAAACATAATCTGCACTTAATTCCCATTCCTTATAGTCCATTGACTGTTGGGTGA